From one Culex quinquefasciatus strain JHB chromosome 3, VPISU_Cqui_1.0_pri_paternal, whole genome shotgun sequence genomic stretch:
- the LOC6039564 gene encoding uncharacterized protein LOC6039564, producing MSTKPTLDHKLDEDFLFILNFAHSSMHLFKDRPVERSLIDAWFEKLCLELHRGVEAKRIRNLYLVKLVTCIQSGVLQDPFLVVPTRGPLEPLPQAIAAYNLDEPPWLAEFENAAARMTSNVGAKDFSTYQCVRRLENGKGICAYVAVSVADEGEVPEWVEMGSGKPVQLDVSSAFKTYMDAVEEQLDQSGAGEMDAYCDLLLGAIRRELAGAVAQGEDAYLEQLLVDFGEHIADKPLGQEMEVYNATEKRACLLGYLEKMLENRQDEKRRYVH from the coding sequence atgtccacCAAGCCGACGCTGGACCACAAGCTGGACGAGGACTTTCTGTTCATCCTGAACTTTGCCCACAGCTCGATGCACCTGTTCAAGGATCGCCCGGTGGAGCGTTCCCTGATCGACGCCTGGTTCGAGAAGCTCTGCCTCGAACTGCACCGGGGCGTCGAGGCCAAACGGATCCGCAACCTGTACCTGGTCAAGCTGGTCACCTGCATCCAGTCGGGTGTCCTGCAGGACCCGTTCCTGGTGGTCCCGACGCGTGGCCCGCTGGAACCTCTCCCGCAAGCTATCGCCGCCTACAACTTGGACGAACCGCCGTGGCTGGCGGAGTTTGAGAACGCCGCCGCCCGCATGACCAGCAACGTCGGTGCCAAAGACTTTAGTACGTACCAGTGCGTCCGGCGGTTGGAGAACGGGAAGGGGATCTGCGCGTATGTGGCCGTTTCGGTTGCCGACGAAGGCGAGGTTCCCGAGTGGGTGGAGATGGGCAGTGGGAAGCCGGTCCAGCTGGACGTTTCGAGTGCGTTCAAGACGTACATGGACGCCGTTGAGGAACAGCTGGACCAGAGCGGTGCTGGGGAAATGGACGCGTACTGTGACCTGCTGTTGGGGGCCATCCGGCGGGAACTGGCCGGGGCCGTTGCGCAAGGGGAGGACGCTTATCTGGAGCAGCTGTTGGTGGACTTTGGCGAGCACATCGCGGACAAACCGTTGGGACAGGAGATGGAGGTTTACAACGCGACGGAGAAGCGGGCTTGCTTGCTGGGGTATTTGGAGAAGATGTTGGAGAATCGGCAGGATGAGAAGCGAAGATATGTTCATTAG